Proteins encoded within one genomic window of Saccharomyces mikatae IFO 1815 strain IFO1815 genome assembly, chromosome: 15:
- the YPK9 gene encoding putative acid anhydride hydrolase (similar to Saccharomyces cerevisiae YPK9 (YOR291W); ancestral locus Anc_8.758): MDIPTSDQISHDQRSDRVRRIRRASFSSTVTSSTAATLTSEMILEQNNSEPYAGATFEAVPSSIVSFHHPHSFQSSNFPSPRSSGNLEQRGRRLTESDPLVLSSAEQSRSSSRNPSHFRFFTQDQISNAEGASTLENTDYDTVWDAAPTYEQNMIYGTGPSSRRSSMRSFSRASSLSNAKSYRSFSRRGRSGSRVPQRLAENADNGYIYHSATHSSSSLSRYTTRERIPIELENQTDEILEDRSSTRSLESSNSRRSSSENNRGSLSGHDDVHNMHSEYLKPDYHEKFYPRYTPDLHYQRFYITEEDLVIGIAAYQTSSFWHIIYNICCFLSFGLVYLMMRWLPHLRVRFYGVKVPLGKAEWVVIENEFGEFAMQPIDRQWYNRPLSTVLPLDSSANPSYELNDVSLSHHHANEINPNVPILITFEYRYIKFIYSPLDDLFKTNNNWIDPDWVDLSKLLNGLTTGVQEDRELAFGKNQINLRMKTTSEILFNEVLHPFYVFQVFSIILWGIDEYYYYAACIFLISVLSIFDSLNEQKKVSRNLAEVSHFHCDVRVLRDKFWTTISSSELVPGDIYEVSDPNITILPCDSVLLSSDCIVNESMLTGESVPVSKFPATQETMYQLCDDFQSTQISSFVSKSFLYNGTSIIRARIAPGQNAALAMVVRTGFSTTKGSLVRSMVFPKPTGFKFYKDSFKYIGFMSLIAIFGFCISCVQFVKLGLDKKTMILRALDIITIVVPPALPATLTIGTNFALSRLKEKGIYCISPTRLNISGKIDVMCFDKTGTLTEDGLDVLGVQLSQPTGAKGQKFGELLSDIRQVFPKFSLNDCSSPLDFKSRNFFMSLLTCHSLRSVDGDLLGDPLDFKMFQFTGWSFEEDFQKQTFHSLYEERHEGDVFPENSDIIPAVVHPDGNNPENTFTDNDPHNFLGVVRSFEFLSELRRMSVIVKTNNEDLYWSFTKGAPEVVSEICNKSTLPADFEEVLRHYTHNGYRVIACAGKILPKRTWLYSQKVSREQVESNLEFLGFIIFQNKLKKETSKTLESLQDANIRTIMCTGDNILTAISVGREAGLIQCSRVYIPSINDAPLPGETVIVWRDVNEPDNILDTKTLKPVKVGNSSCVRSCESDYTLAVSGDVFRLLFRDENEIPEEYLDEILLKSSIYARMSPDEKHELMMQLQKLDYTVGFCGDGANDCGALKAADVGISLSEAEASVAAPFTSKVFNISCVPDVIREGRAALVTSFACFQYMSLYSAIQFITITILYSRGSNLGDFQFLYIDLLLIVPIAICMSWSKSYEKIARKRPSANLVSPKILVPLLISVFLVFLFQVIPWLIVQKMSWYIKPVVGGDDTVQSSDNTVLFFVSNFQYILTAIVLSVGPPYREPMSKNFEFIVDIIASICVSVLLMTLNPESYLGKKLQLTPISNNFTVFIIVWVLLNYYAQLYIPPSIKGWLKKRKSSKKYKLLIQGEDKSADV, translated from the coding sequence ATGGATATTCCCACGTCAGATCAAATTTCTCATGACCAAAGGAGCGATAGGGTTCGAAGGATTCGGAGGgcttctttctcttctacAGTCACGAGTTCTACGGCTGCCACGTTGACTTCTGAGATGATATTAGAACAGAACAATTCTGAACCGTACGCAGGTGCAACATTCGAAGCTGTGCCGAGCTCTATCGTATCATTCCATCACCCACATTCCTTTCAATCAAGCAACTTTCCAAGTCCGCGTTCTTCGGGGAATCTTGAACAGAGAGGTCGCCGATTGACTGAATCAGACCCTTTAGTATTATCTTCGGCTGAACAGTCACGAAGTTCATCTAGAAATCCCTCTCATTTTCGATTTTTTACTCAAGATCAAATATCTAATGCTGAAGGAGCCTCTACATTAGAAAATACAGACTATGATACGGTCTGGGATGCTGCCCCTACCTACGAACAAAATATGATTTATGGTACTGGCCCATCGTCTAGACGTTCTTCGATGCGAAGTTTTTCTAGAGCTTCGTCTCTCTCAAATGCTAAGTCTTATAGGTCTTTCAGTAGGAGAGGCCGTTCTGGTTCAAGGGTTCCGCAAAGATTAGCAGAAAATGCCGACAATGGGTACATTTATCATTCTGCTACACATTCATCCTCCAGTTTGTCGAGGTATACAACTAGAGAGAGAATCCCTATTGAACTCGAGAATCAAACGGATGAAATATTAGAAGACAGGTCTTCAACACGTTCCCTAGAATCTTCAAATAGTAGACGATCTTCAAGTGAAAACAACAGAGGGAGCCTTTCTGGTCATGATGATGTTCATAATATGCATAGCGAGTACTTAAAACCTGATTAccatgaaaaattttaccCTCGGTATACGCCCGACTTACATTATCAGAGATTTTATATTACGGAAGAAGATTTGGTGATTGGTATCGCCGCTTACCAAACCTCGAGCTTCTGGCATATTATTTACAATATATGCTGTTTTTTGTCATTTGGGTTAGTTTACCTTATGATGAGATGGCTTCCTCACCTCCGGGTTCGATTTTACGGTGTAAAAGTTCCATTGGGTAAGGCAGAATGGGTTGTGATAGAGAATGAGTTTGGTGAATTTGCCATGCAACCAATTGATAGACAATGGTATAATAGACCCTTAAGCACAGTTTTACCTCTTGATAGCAGTGCTAATCCGTCATACGAGCTCAATGATGTTAGTTTAAGTCACCATCATGCTAACGAAATTAATCCAAATGTACCCATCTTAATCACATTTGAATACAGATATATCAAGTTCATCTATTCACCACTTGATGATTTATTCAAGACTAACAACAATTGGATAGATCCCGACTGGGTTGATTTAAGTAAATTGTTAAATGGATTAACGACGGGGGTGCAAGAGGATAGGGAGCTTGCTTTCGGTAAAAATCAAATTAATTTGAGGATGAAGACTACTTCTGAAATTTTATTCAATGAAGTGTTGCATCCTTTCTATGtctttcaagttttttctataatttTGTGGGGCATAGatgaatattattattatgctgcatgtatttttttaatttccGTGCTGTCAATCTTTGATTCATTGaatgaacaaaagaaagtatcAAGAAATTTGGCTGAAGTGTCACACTTTCATTGCGATGTTCGTGTTTTAAGAGATAAATTCTGGACGACCATCAGCTCATCAGAATTAGTTCCAGGTGATATATATGAAGTGTCAGATCCAAATATAACAATATTACCTTGTGACTCTGTTCTTTTGTCTAGTGATTGTATAGTGAATGAATCCATGTTAACAGGTGAATCTGTACctgtttcaaaatttccagCTACGCAGGAGACGATGTACCAACTATGTGACGACTTCCAGAGCACCCAAATATCGAGTTTCGTTTCCAAGTCCTTTTTGTATAACGGTACAAGTATAATTAGAGCAAGAATAGCTCCAGGGCAAAATGCTGCTTTAGCGATGGTTGTAAGAACAGGGTTTTCAACAACAAAGGGCTCTTTGGTTCGTTCCATGGTTTTTCCAAAACCAACTGGTTTTAAATTTTATAAAGATTCCTTTAAATATATTGGATTCATGTCGTTAATCGCAATTTTCGGTTTTTGCATAAGTTGCGTTCAGTTTGTTAAACTTGGTCTGGACAAAAAAACGATGATATTAAGGGCTTTAGATATCATAACAATCGTAGTTCCACCAGCTCTTCCCGCCACGCTAACCATCGGTACGAATTTTGCTTTGAGTAGATTAAAGGAGAAAGGAATATACTGTATTTCTCCGACAAGGCTTAACATTAGTGGTAAAATTGATGTTATGTGTTTTGATAAAACCGGAACACTTACAGAAGATGGGCTTGATGTACTTGGGGTTCAGCTATCACAGCCAACTGGAGCTAAAGGGCAAAAGTTCGGAGAATTGTTGAGCGATATTCGTCAAGTATTTCccaaattttctttaaacGATTGTAGCTCTCCACTAGATTTTAAATCcagaaactttttcatGTCATTATTAACATGCCATTCCTTGAGATCAGTGGATGGTGATCTTCTTGGAGATCCATTAGATTTTAAGATGTTTCAATTTACTGGTTGGTCCTTTGAGGaggattttcaaaaacaaacatTCCATTCATTATATGAGGAAAGACACGAAGGTGATGTTTTTCCGGAAAATTCAGATATAATTCCTGCGGTAGTTCATCCTGATGGCAATAATCCAGAAAATACGTTCACTGACAATGATCCTCATAATTTTTTAGGGGTTGTGAGAAGCTTCGAGTTTTTATCGGAGTTGAGACGTATGAGCGTGATTGTTAAAACTAATAATGAGGACCTATATTGGTCATTTACTAAAGGAGCGCCTGAAGTTGTTTCGGAAATATGTAATAAATCGACTTTACCAgcagattttgaagaagttcTGCGTCACTACACTCATAATGGATATAGAGTTATTGCATGTGCTGGGAAGATCTTACCAAAAAGAACCTGGTTGTATTCCCAGAAAGTTTCTAGGGAACAGGTTGAGTCCAATTTGGAATTCCTAggtttcattattttccagaataaattaaagaaagaaacttcGAAAACCTTGGAAAGTTTGCAAGATGCGAATATCAGAACAATAATGTGTACAGGTGATAACATACTTACTGCCATTTCAGTAGGTAGGGAAGCTGGATTAATACAATGTTCCCGCGTTTATATTCCATCCATTAATGATGCCCCTTTACCTGGTGAAACCGTCATAGTATGGAGAGATGTCAATGAGCCCGATAACATTTTGGATACCAAAACTTTGAAGCCTGTAAAAGTGGGAAATAGTAGCTGTGTGCGTTCGTGTGAAAGTGATTATACTCTTGCAGTTAGTGGTGATGTTTTTAGGCTGCTATTCAGAGATGAAAATGAGATACCCGAAGAGTATTTGGACGAAATTTTactaaaatcatcaatttaCGCAAGAATGTCACCTGATGAAAAGCATGAATTAATGATGCAACTTCAGAAATTGGATTACACAGTTGGGTTCTGTGGTGACGGTGCAAATGATTGTGGGGCCCTGAAAGCGGCAGATGTAGGTATTTCCCTTTCAGAGGCGGAAGCTTCCGTTGCCGCTCCGTTCACTTCTAAAGTATTCAATATTAGCTGTGTACCTGATGTTATTAGAGAAGGACGTGCTGCACTAGTCACATCCTTTGCGTGTTTTCAGTACATGAGTCTGTACTCAGCCATCCAATTTATCACTATTACTATACTATACAGTCGTGGTTCTAATTTGGGTGATTTCCAGTTCTTGTACATTGATTTACTACTGATAGTTCCGATTGCAATTTGCATGTCATGGTCCAAGtcttatgaaaaaatagcGAGAAAAAGACCTTCAGCTAACTTAGTGTCACCTAAGATTCTGGTTCCTCTTTTGATCAGTGTATTTTTGGTATTCTTATTTCAAGTAATTCCATGGTTAATTGTACAAAAGATGAGTTGGTACATCAAACCCGTTGTTGGGGGCGATGACACCGTGCAATCATCAGATAATACCGTTTTGTTTTTCGTctcaaattttcaataCATTTTGACAGCCATAGTCTTATCTGTTGGACCACCATATAGAGAACCGatgtcaaaaaattttgagtTTATCGTGGATATTATTGCCTCTATTTGTGTGAGTGTACTATTGATGACTTTAAATCCAGAATCATACCTGGGCAAAAAGTTACAGCTGACTCCTATATCGAACAATTTCACAGTATTTATCATCGTATGGGTACTACTAAATTACTATGCTCAACTGTACATTCCACCTTCGATAAAAGGTtggttaaaaaaaaggaagagtAGCAAAAAGTACAAACTATTGATACAAGGAGAAGATAAATCAGCAGATGTTTAA
- the SMKI15G4250 gene encoding uncharacterized protein (similar to Saccharomyces cerevisiae YOR292C; ancestral locus Anc_8.759) codes for MPLQLFGRDQIVVHYDNVNMSNDGQHNQGALGSWTRRAAAALRTLMNKRIQRITLTHWLLLVIWVCGLWKYTSQYRQLYTKSAIFATLCTNILLFGISDILAQGIACFYSYHMDPIPQVLNNTFLHVRRNPDVENGGGYESDELSIFNDFASEHSSYTDDEGYPELDRTQNAFKTDIFDFFRWGCFMFWGFFISFFQAPWYKFLNFFYTEDPTVVQVFERVLSDQLLYSPVSLYCFFMFSNYVMEGGDKESFGKKIQRLYISTLGCNYLVWPMVQFINFLVMPKDFQAPFSSSVGVVWNCFLSMRNASK; via the coding sequence ATGCCTCTTCAATTGTTTGGCAGGGATCAGATTGTTGTGCATTATGATAACGTTAACATGAGTAACGACGGCCAACACAATCAGGGTGCGTTAGGATCTTGGACTAGAAGGGCTGCGGCCGCATTAAGAACCCTAATGAATAAGCGAATACAACGGATAACACTTACACATTGGTTGCTGTTAGTAATATGGGTCTGCGGTTTGTGGAAATATACTAGTCAGTATAGACAATTATACACTAAATCTGCTATTTTTGCTACTTTATGCACGAACATTCTCTTATTTGGCATATCCGACATACTTGCACAAGGTATAGCCTGCTTTTACTCGTATCACATGGATCCTATACCGCAAGTACTCAACAACACCTTCCTTCATGTTCGAAGAAATCCTGATGTGGAGAACGGCGGGGGTTATGAAAGTGATGAGCTATCTATTTTCAACGATTTTGCCTCAGAACATAGCTCCTACACAGATGATGAAGGCTATCCTGAACTTGATCGGACACAAAATGCTTTTAAGACAGATATATTTGACTTCTTCAGATGGGGATGTTTCATGTTTTGGGGGTTTTTCATATCATTTTTCCAAGCTCCTTGGTAcaagttcttgaatttcttttacacTGAGGATCCTACAGTAGTACaggtttttgaaagagttCTTTCGGATCAGCTCCTTTATTCACCCGTATCTCTTTACtgtttttttatgttcTCAAACTATGTGATGGAAGGTGGTGATAAAGAATCTTTTGGCAAGAAAATCCAAAGGCTATATATATCGACACTTGGTTGCAATTATCTAGTATGGCCAATGGTGcaattcatcaattttctGGTTATGCCTAAAGATTTTCAAGCGCCATTTAGCTCTTCTGTTGGCGTTGTGTGGAATTGCTTTCTTTCGATGAGAAATGCTtctaaataa